Below is a window of Mycobacterium dioxanotrophicus DNA.
CGAACCGTCAGCGCGATGTGACCAGGCCGTCTACCAACAGGTCGAGCAGCCTGCCCGCCTGCTCGCGCGATTGGCTGGCGAGGAAGATGCCCAGGAGGCTGGACACGACATCCTCGGCACGCACATCGGAGCGCAGACTGCCGTCGTCGACGCCGGCGGTCAGGATGGCTTGCACCGCACCGACGATGTTGGCGCGAGTGTCCCCGGGCGCCACGGTGCCGGATTCGAACATGGCCCGTAGCGACTCCGCCATCCCCTGCTTGGCCGCGACAAAGCCGGCGTACCGATCCATCCACCGGCGCAGGGCTACAGGTGGCGGATG
It encodes the following:
- a CDS encoding TetR/AcrR family transcriptional regulator; amino-acid sequence: MVDRVRSDARRNRERLLEKATEAFANADASVSLEAIARAAGVGIGTLYRHFPSREALVEAVYRAELAEVSATAGRLVARHPPPVALRRWMDRYAGFVAAKQGMAESLRAMFESGTVAPGDTRANIVGAVQAILTAGVDDGSLRSDVRAEDVVSSLLGIFLASQSREQAGRLLDLLVDGLVTSR